The Rubrobacter naiadicus genome contains a region encoding:
- a CDS encoding ATP-binding protein, translating into MRNEELAGLVVRARGLALFRGVLGTRPARDLLSLLGLLARERPDAGEVAGVVGGLWAGLAASRDPLLPDAWQAHFLGSILDDENPFSLGAETGELPPALLGQARRELPVLQGLFGLGTRSLLALVEERLPELGGLWEPLVYPGAGGDVSPRQEIARKLAAAPDWGGCAELLAGHFARQGAGTLGRYRAFRWREGGLVPVESPDPVRLEDLVAYEEERRPLIENTERLLAGLPSHHALLYGPPGTGKSSTVKALANAYAADGLRLVELPKEDLGRLPELMQTLRRRGARFIVFVDDLSFEEDEVSYKTLKALLEGSVAPPPQSVRLYATSNRRNLVRERFSDREEDDVHVHDTMQEKLSLAARFGLRVTFPPPDQKRYLEIVFGLARARGLAMPEEELRERALLWERWHPGRSGRTARQFVDGLEAGLKER; encoded by the coding sequence ATGCGGAACGAAGAACTCGCCGGGCTCGTGGTCCGGGCGCGGGGTCTCGCGCTCTTCCGGGGCGTGCTCGGCACCCGGCCCGCCCGGGATCTGCTGTCCCTGCTCGGCCTGCTGGCGCGGGAGAGGCCGGACGCCGGGGAGGTGGCCGGGGTAGTGGGAGGGCTCTGGGCGGGTCTCGCCGCCTCCCGCGATCCCCTGCTCCCCGACGCCTGGCAGGCGCACTTTCTCGGGAGCATCCTCGACGACGAGAACCCCTTCAGCCTCGGTGCCGAGACGGGGGAACTTCCCCCGGCTCTCCTGGGGCAGGCCCGGCGCGAGCTCCCGGTGCTGCAGGGGCTCTTCGGGCTTGGGACCAGGTCTCTGCTCGCGCTCGTCGAGGAGCGCCTCCCGGAGCTCGGAGGGCTCTGGGAGCCGCTGGTCTACCCCGGGGCCGGCGGGGACGTCTCTCCGAGGCAGGAGATCGCGCGCAAGCTCGCCGCCGCGCCCGACTGGGGCGGGTGCGCGGAGCTTCTCGCCGGGCACTTCGCCCGCCAGGGGGCGGGGACGCTCGGGCGCTACAGGGCCTTCCGCTGGCGGGAGGGGGGACTCGTACCGGTCGAGAGCCCGGACCCGGTGCGCCTGGAGGATCTCGTAGCCTACGAGGAGGAGCGGCGGCCCCTGATCGAAAACACCGAGCGGCTGCTCGCCGGGCTGCCCTCCCACCACGCGCTGCTCTACGGTCCTCCGGGGACCGGGAAGTCGTCCACCGTCAAGGCGCTCGCCAACGCCTACGCCGCGGACGGGCTGAGGCTGGTCGAGCTGCCCAAGGAGGATCTCGGCCGGCTTCCCGAGCTCATGCAGACGCTGCGCCGGAGGGGAGCCCGTTTCATCGTCTTCGTCGACGACCTCTCCTTCGAGGAGGACGAGGTCTCGTACAAGACGCTCAAGGCGCTGCTCGAGGGGAGCGTCGCCCCACCTCCGCAGAGCGTCCGGCTCTACGCGACCTCCAACCGGCGCAACCTGGTGCGCGAGCGCTTCTCCGACCGGGAGGAGGACGACGTGCACGTCCACGATACCATGCAGGAGAAGCTCTCCCTGGCCGCCCGATTCGGGCTGCGCGTCACGTTCCCGCCGCCGGACCAGAAGCGCTACCTCGAGATAGTCTTCGGGCTCGCGCGGGCGCGGGGCCTGGCGATGCCGGAGGAGGAGCTGCGGGAGAGGGCGCTGCTCTGGGAGCGATGGCACCCCGGACGCTCGGGGCGCACCGCCCGGCAGTTCGTCGACGGGCTCGAGGCCGGGTTGAAGGAGCGCTAG
- the dapF gene encoding diaminopimelate epimerase: MRFTKMHGAGNDFLIFDPEEVEGVDLPALARRACERHFGVGADGILVAAPSERADVRMVYLNSDGSLAEMCGNGIRCLARYARDRGLVSGDALLVETASGMKKVVLNPDGSSRVEMGSPSFGGEVHLHGYTFLRVSMGNPHAVAFLPSAEDVEEIELRRIGPKVERDPLFSGGTNVEFASAGGGGSVRMRIWERGAGETLASGSGSCATAAAALREGLARSPVRVQLDGGVVVVEWDGGEGPLYMSGPAEYVCEGRLLL, encoded by the coding sequence ATGCGCTTCACCAAGATGCACGGGGCCGGGAACGACTTTCTCATCTTCGATCCGGAAGAGGTCGAGGGCGTGGACCTTCCCGCCCTCGCCCGCCGGGCCTGCGAGCGGCACTTCGGGGTCGGGGCCGACGGGATCCTCGTCGCCGCTCCCTCGGAGCGGGCGGACGTCAGGATGGTCTACCTGAACTCCGACGGCTCTCTCGCCGAGATGTGCGGCAACGGCATCCGCTGTCTCGCCCGCTACGCCCGCGACCGGGGCCTGGTCTCCGGCGACGCGCTCCTGGTAGAGACGGCCTCGGGCATGAAGAAGGTCGTGCTGAACCCCGACGGCTCCTCGCGCGTAGAGATGGGCTCCCCGTCCTTCGGCGGCGAGGTGCATCTGCACGGCTACACCTTCCTCCGCGTCTCCATGGGCAACCCGCACGCGGTCGCCTTCCTGCCCTCGGCGGAGGACGTCGAGGAGATCGAACTGCGCCGGATCGGCCCGAAGGTGGAGCGGGACCCGCTCTTTTCCGGGGGCACCAACGTCGAGTTCGCCTCCGCCGGCGGCGGAGGCTCCGTGCGGATGAGGATCTGGGAACGCGGCGCGGGCGAGACCCTCGCCTCGGGTTCGGGCTCGTGCGCTACGGCGGCGGCCGCCCTGCGGGAGGGTCTCGCCCGGAGCCCGGTCCGGGTGCAGCTGGACGGCGGGGTGGTCGTCGTCGAGTGGGACGGCGGGGAAGGCCCCCTCTACATGTCCGGCCCGGCGGAGTACGTCTGCGAGGGCAGGCTTCTCCTCTAG
- a CDS encoding S9 family peptidase, which translates to MPHEERVPLIPREVLFGNPEMTSPRLSPDGTLLSYLAPKDGILNVWVGPAGSKPGSEDFRPVTDDEKRGIRAYFWAEDGEHLLYLQDEDGDENWRMYAVRPKADEVAARSLTPFENVQVRPLEKSRRHPEKILIELNRRNPELHDACALDLKSGELELLAENPGNVAGWLADADLRVRGAATIYPDGSLGLLFREDEQAEWHEILRWSAEDGLSSGPVGFSGDGRRIFLRDSRNADTARLVELDPETDEIQVLAEDPRYDVSGVLVHPETREVQAVAFARARTEWEVLDEEIREDFEAIRSLHPGDFSVVSRDRGDRRWIVAFTADDGPGSFYSYDRKSREGTLLFHDRPALADYTLAKMEPISFTSRDGLRIEGYLTLPPGARKPLPMVLDVHGGPWARDEWGYDPEAQWLANRGYACLQVNYRGSTGYGKRFLNAGNKEWGGRMHDDLVDAVRWAVEEGIADPERVAIYGGSYGGYAALVGAAFTPDLFRCAVDIVGPSNLITLINTIPPYWKPLISTFTERVGNPKTEEEFLKSRSPLFRAKDIKIPLLIAQGANDPRVKRAESEQIVSALKENGVEHEYLLFEDEGHGFARPENRLKFYAAAERFLARHLGGRYEE; encoded by the coding sequence ATGCCGCACGAAGAGCGTGTCCCGCTCATCCCCCGAGAAGTCCTCTTCGGCAACCCCGAGATGACCTCCCCACGCCTCTCCCCCGACGGCACCCTGCTCTCCTACCTCGCCCCGAAGGACGGGATTCTCAACGTCTGGGTCGGTCCGGCCGGATCGAAGCCGGGCAGCGAAGATTTCCGGCCGGTGACCGACGACGAGAAGCGGGGCATCCGCGCCTACTTCTGGGCCGAGGACGGAGAGCACCTCCTCTACCTGCAGGATGAGGACGGAGACGAGAACTGGCGGATGTACGCCGTGAGGCCGAAGGCTGACGAGGTGGCCGCCCGCTCCCTGACACCCTTCGAGAACGTGCAGGTCCGCCCGCTCGAGAAGAGCCGCCGCCACCCGGAAAAGATCCTGATCGAACTCAACCGCCGCAACCCCGAGCTGCACGACGCCTGCGCCCTCGACCTTAAGAGCGGCGAGCTCGAGCTCCTCGCCGAGAACCCGGGCAACGTAGCCGGCTGGCTCGCCGACGCCGACCTGCGCGTGCGCGGCGCGGCCACGATCTACCCCGACGGCTCCCTCGGGCTCCTCTTCCGCGAGGACGAGCAGGCAGAGTGGCATGAGATACTCCGCTGGAGCGCCGAGGACGGGCTCTCGAGCGGCCCCGTGGGTTTCTCCGGCGACGGACGGAGGATCTTCCTGCGCGACTCCCGCAACGCGGATACCGCCCGGCTGGTGGAGCTCGACCCCGAGACGGATGAGATCCAAGTCCTGGCCGAAGACCCCCGCTACGACGTCTCCGGGGTGCTCGTCCACCCCGAGACACGCGAGGTGCAGGCCGTCGCCTTCGCCCGCGCCCGCACCGAGTGGGAGGTGCTCGACGAGGAGATCCGGGAGGACTTCGAGGCGATACGCTCGCTGCACCCCGGGGACTTCTCCGTCGTGAGCCGCGACCGGGGGGACCGACGGTGGATCGTCGCCTTCACCGCCGACGACGGCCCGGGCTCCTTCTACTCCTACGACCGGAAGAGTAGAGAGGGCACGCTACTCTTCCACGACCGTCCGGCGCTCGCGGATTACACTCTGGCAAAGATGGAGCCCATCTCGTTCACCTCCCGCGACGGGCTCCGGATCGAGGGGTACCTCACCCTCCCGCCGGGGGCGCGGAAGCCGCTCCCGATGGTCCTCGACGTCCACGGCGGGCCCTGGGCCCGCGACGAGTGGGGCTACGACCCGGAGGCCCAGTGGCTCGCCAACCGCGGCTACGCCTGCCTGCAGGTCAACTACCGGGGCTCGACCGGATACGGCAAGCGTTTCCTCAACGCCGGCAACAAGGAGTGGGGCGGCAGGATGCACGACGACCTGGTCGACGCCGTGCGCTGGGCCGTCGAAGAGGGGATCGCCGACCCGGAGAGGGTCGCGATCTACGGCGGATCCTACGGCGGGTACGCCGCCCTGGTCGGGGCGGCCTTCACCCCCGACCTCTTCCGCTGCGCGGTGGACATAGTCGGTCCTTCGAACCTCATCACGCTCATAAACACGATCCCGCCGTACTGGAAGCCTTTGATCTCCACGTTCACCGAGCGGGTCGGCAACCCGAAGACCGAGGAGGAGTTCCTGAAGAGCCGTTCGCCGCTCTTCCGGGCGAAGGACATAAAGATCCCGCTCCTCATCGCCCAGGGCGCGAACGACCCGCGGGTCAAGCGGGCCGAGAGCGAGCAGATCGTCTCGGCCCTGAAAGAGAACGGCGTCGAGCACGAGTACCTGCTCTTCGAGGACGAGGGACACGGCTTCGCCCGGCCGGAGAACCGCCTGAAGTTCTACGCCGCGGCCGAGCGCTTCCTGGCCCGCCACCTCGGCGGCCGCTACGAGGAGTAG
- a CDS encoding MFS transporter, protein MVQGVRRLQRAVHGLLASNRRRVLLLLFFVVALDYAERGLIGAIGPTLKHAFGIGNFRLGMLSTALLFVSAGAAVPLGMLADRARRTLLLAGSFVVWAAAMGALGASTGFWMFFGTSFALGMAAATSGPVIPSLIGDIVPAARRSRALGIVNAGVLIGLGIGYVLPPILSRVASWRWNFWLLAAGGAALALALWRVGEPERVGAEGPEEGGEESLVRRLVRERGVEPSPHGLLEHDPSEMSMWEAAKYTVEVRTDLIVLVARSVGDFFFQAIATFAIVFATGWYGISQGEANLAILVVGIGAVAGVVALSRLSDALLRRGVVNSRILVGSVSYVLSVVALYPAFISRSLSVSIPFFAAGAFFLAGARPSLDAIRVDVLVGRLRGRAESIRQVLRSGAEGLAPVSFGALSAALGGGSLGLERVFLVLLPLLVLNGLILLLALRTYQRDVAAAIVSSQKSPGDHSGTEAR, encoded by the coding sequence GTGGTTCAGGGTGTCCGCAGGCTGCAGCGAGCCGTGCACGGACTGCTCGCGAGCAACCGCCGGCGGGTGCTGTTGCTGCTCTTCTTCGTGGTCGCTCTCGACTACGCCGAGCGCGGGCTCATAGGGGCCATAGGCCCCACGCTCAAGCACGCCTTCGGGATAGGAAACTTCCGGCTCGGGATGCTCTCCACGGCGCTGCTCTTCGTCAGCGCCGGGGCCGCCGTACCGCTCGGGATGCTCGCCGACAGGGCCCGGCGCACGTTGCTGCTGGCGGGGAGCTTCGTGGTATGGGCGGCGGCCATGGGTGCGCTCGGAGCCTCGACCGGCTTCTGGATGTTCTTCGGGACGAGCTTCGCCCTCGGGATGGCAGCGGCGACCTCCGGCCCCGTGATACCTTCCCTGATCGGGGACATCGTCCCGGCGGCGAGGCGGTCGCGGGCGCTCGGCATCGTCAACGCGGGCGTCCTGATCGGGCTGGGCATAGGATACGTGCTCCCGCCCATCCTCTCGCGGGTGGCCTCCTGGCGGTGGAACTTCTGGCTGCTCGCCGCGGGCGGGGCGGCTCTCGCGCTCGCCCTCTGGAGGGTCGGGGAGCCGGAGCGGGTCGGGGCCGAAGGCCCGGAGGAAGGGGGCGAGGAGAGCCTGGTGCGCAGGCTCGTGCGCGAGCGCGGCGTCGAGCCGAGCCCGCACGGGCTGCTGGAGCACGACCCCTCCGAGATGTCCATGTGGGAGGCGGCGAAGTACACGGTCGAGGTACGCACCGACCTCATCGTGCTCGTGGCCCGGTCGGTGGGTGACTTCTTCTTCCAGGCCATCGCCACCTTCGCCATAGTGTTTGCCACCGGCTGGTACGGCATCTCGCAGGGCGAGGCCAACCTCGCGATCCTCGTCGTGGGCATCGGCGCGGTGGCGGGGGTGGTGGCGCTCAGCCGACTGAGCGACGCGCTGCTGCGGCGCGGGGTGGTGAACAGCAGGATCCTGGTGGGTTCGGTGAGCTACGTGCTCTCGGTGGTCGCGCTCTACCCGGCGTTCATCTCGCGCTCGCTCTCCGTCTCCATCCCCTTCTTCGCCGCCGGGGCGTTCTTCCTCGCAGGGGCGAGGCCGTCGCTCGACGCGATCCGGGTCGACGTGCTGGTGGGTCGTCTGAGGGGGAGGGCGGAGTCGATCCGGCAGGTCCTGCGCTCCGGGGCCGAGGGGCTCGCCCCGGTCTCCTTCGGGGCCCTCTCCGCCGCGCTCGGCGGCGGTTCGCTCGGGTTGGAGAGGGTCTTCCTCGTACTCCTCCCCCTGCTCGTATTGAACGGTCTGATCCTGTTGCTCGCGCTGCGCACCTACCAGCGGGACGTTGCCGCCGCGATCGTCTCGTCCCAGAAGAGCCCGGGGGATCACTCCGGTACCGAAGCGCGTTAA
- a CDS encoding TetR/AcrR family transcriptional regulator — protein sequence MVDHERRRREIAEAAWRAVARGGLEAATVREIASEAGYSTGVLAHYFEDKDALLVHTLHVSVERAVGRFERGIRGKVGIEALRAVLLEALPLDEERAEEMRVWLEFWARAARDEALRAEQNYWYSLWRGVVRALVEESQRRGDLGSTLDPVREANSLVALVDGVGMQAVFEPGKWPPEEQRALLDAHLERLRGAAR from the coding sequence GTGGTGGATCACGAGAGGCGGAGGAGAGAGATAGCGGAGGCGGCGTGGCGGGCCGTGGCGAGGGGGGGGCTGGAGGCTGCGACGGTGCGTGAGATCGCCTCTGAGGCCGGGTATTCCACGGGGGTTCTGGCGCACTACTTCGAGGACAAGGACGCGTTGCTGGTACACACGCTACACGTCTCGGTAGAGAGAGCCGTGGGACGCTTCGAGCGTGGGATCCGCGGCAAGGTGGGGATCGAGGCGCTCAGGGCCGTGTTGTTGGAGGCGCTGCCGCTGGACGAGGAGAGGGCCGAGGAGATGCGCGTCTGGCTCGAGTTCTGGGCACGGGCGGCGCGGGACGAGGCGCTGAGGGCCGAGCAGAACTACTGGTACTCGCTGTGGCGCGGCGTGGTGCGGGCGCTGGTGGAGGAATCCCAGCGGCGGGGGGATCTCGGCTCTACGCTGGACCCCGTGCGGGAGGCCAACTCGCTCGTCGCGCTGGTGGACGGCGTTGGGATGCAGGCCGTCTTCGAACCCGGGAAGTGGCCGCCGGAGGAGCAGAGGGCGCTGCTGGACGCACATCTGGAGAGGCTGCGTGGGGCGGCGAGATAA
- a CDS encoding DMT family transporter: MAWLLLVVAGFFEVGFALGLKLSQGFTRPWPVVGMVVSGAMSFSLLAWAMRGLPVGTAYAVWTGIGAAGTVAFGIVFLGEPAGLLRVGAIALILAGVVVLRLTEVG, translated from the coding sequence ATGGCCTGGTTGCTTCTGGTAGTGGCGGGATTTTTCGAGGTTGGGTTTGCGCTGGGGCTCAAGCTCTCGCAGGGGTTCACGCGGCCTTGGCCGGTGGTCGGGATGGTGGTTTCGGGAGCGATGAGCTTCTCTTTGCTGGCGTGGGCTATGCGGGGGTTACCGGTGGGGACGGCGTATGCGGTATGGACCGGGATCGGGGCGGCGGGGACGGTGGCGTTCGGGATAGTGTTTCTCGGGGAGCCTGCGGGTCTCCTGCGGGTCGGGGCGATAGCCCTCATCCTGGCCGGGGTCGTCGTGTTGAGGCTGACGGAGGTCGGGTAG
- a CDS encoding DMT family transporter, with amino-acid sequence MLFWFYLVVAIVLEVAGTSAMKLSEGFTRPGPSAAILVLYGVSLYLFTLALKKIDVSVAYAVWSGVGTAMIALVGVLWFREPVTALKMVSLLLIIAGVIGLNLGGVRG; translated from the coding sequence GTGCTCTTCTGGTTCTATCTGGTCGTGGCGATAGTGCTCGAGGTCGCGGGGACGAGTGCTATGAAGCTTTCGGAGGGTTTTACGCGGCCGGGCCCTTCGGCGGCGATCCTCGTACTGTATGGGGTGAGCCTCTATCTGTTCACGCTCGCGCTCAAGAAGATAGACGTGAGCGTGGCGTACGCGGTGTGGAGCGGGGTTGGGACGGCGATGATCGCGCTGGTCGGGGTGCTGTGGTTCCGGGAGCCGGTGACGGCGCTGAAGATGGTCTCGCTTCTGCTGATAATCGCCGGGGTCATCGGGCTCAACCTGGGGGGCGTGCGCGGGTAG
- a CDS encoding ArsB/NhaD family transporter, translating into MAEVFAVAVFVAVLLVIAAELVNRTVAALLGAAVVISFGVVGQHEAAVKFIDWNTIGLLAGMMVMVAILNQTGLFEYLAIKSAQWGKARPGRILVLLSVTTAVLSAFLDNVTTVILMVPVTFLIADTLRVSPVPFLLAQVMASNVGGAATLIGDPPNILIGSAAGLSFTDFVSNLAPVVILSLPVVLTYLYVVFRRDLRYSKGAEADVQRLDARGAIRDAVLLRKSLLVLGAVVGAFFLHGFLHLEAATVALFGAAVLMLYARSDVEKVLRDVEWPTLLFFVGLFVLVGGLQATGAVGRIAQLLAGIGEPTSVATAVAIIWGSAFASGIVDNIPFTATMVPVIKELAQAQGLSDAEIRPLWWALALGADFGGNATLIGASANVVVAGMSERAGRRISFFRFMIYGIPVTVLSLVVATAYVLLRYYV; encoded by the coding sequence ATGGCGGAAGTTTTTGCAGTAGCGGTCTTCGTCGCGGTACTTTTGGTCATCGCGGCCGAGCTGGTCAACCGCACGGTCGCGGCCCTCCTCGGTGCGGCCGTGGTGATCTCCTTCGGCGTGGTCGGGCAGCACGAGGCCGCGGTCAAGTTCATAGATTGGAACACCATCGGTCTCCTGGCGGGGATGATGGTGATGGTCGCGATCCTGAACCAGACCGGCCTGTTCGAGTACCTGGCCATAAAGAGCGCCCAGTGGGGCAAGGCCCGGCCTGGGAGGATACTGGTGCTGCTCAGCGTGACGACGGCCGTCCTCTCCGCCTTCCTGGACAACGTGACGACGGTGATACTCATGGTCCCGGTGACGTTCCTGATAGCCGACACCCTGAGGGTCTCGCCGGTTCCTTTCCTGCTCGCCCAGGTCATGGCGTCGAACGTGGGTGGCGCAGCCACGCTCATCGGCGATCCGCCGAACATCCTGATCGGGAGCGCCGCTGGGCTGTCCTTCACCGACTTCGTCTCGAACCTCGCTCCGGTGGTGATCCTCTCCCTTCCGGTGGTTCTGACGTACCTGTACGTGGTGTTCCGCAGGGACCTGCGGTACAGCAAGGGTGCGGAGGCGGACGTCCAGAGGCTCGATGCCCGGGGGGCCATCCGGGATGCGGTCCTGCTCCGCAAGTCGCTCCTGGTCCTCGGTGCCGTGGTGGGGGCCTTCTTCCTGCACGGCTTCCTGCACCTCGAGGCGGCCACCGTGGCCCTGTTCGGGGCCGCCGTCCTCATGCTCTACGCCAGGAGCGATGTGGAGAAGGTGTTGCGGGACGTCGAGTGGCCCACGCTGCTGTTCTTCGTCGGGCTCTTCGTTCTGGTCGGCGGGCTGCAGGCCACCGGAGCCGTGGGCAGGATCGCCCAGCTTCTGGCCGGTATCGGGGAGCCCACCTCCGTCGCCACGGCGGTCGCGATCATCTGGGGCAGCGCGTTCGCCTCCGGCATCGTGGACAACATACCCTTCACGGCCACCATGGTCCCCGTGATCAAGGAACTGGCCCAGGCTCAGGGGCTCTCCGATGCCGAGATCCGGCCGCTGTGGTGGGCGCTCGCCCTCGGGGCGGACTTCGGCGGCAACGCCACCCTGATCGGGGCTTCGGCGAACGTCGTCGTCGCCGGCATGAGCGAGCGGGCTGGCAGGAGGATCTCTTTTTTCCGGTTCATGATCTATGGCATCCCGGTGACCGTCCTTTCGCTCGTCGTGGCGACGGCTTACGTGCTCTTGAGGTACTACGTGTGA
- the dapB gene encoding 4-hydroxy-tetrahydrodipicolinate reductase: MIRAAIIGAAGRMGRELCRAVLESEDLELAGGVVRSDSEHLGEDLGELCGWGRVGVAATEAPPEDAEVLIEFTTPEATVEHLAYAKPAVIGTTGLSEEQTEQVREAAGRVPIVLAPNTSVGVNLLREVVRLLSERLGGSYDIELVEAHHRNKRDAPSGTALLLARAAAEGRGVKLEEVATFGREGVAPRKKGEIGVHAVRGGAVVGEHRLLFLGDDEEVEVTHRALSRRVFATGALKAARFAATAEPGLYSMREVLG, from the coding sequence GTGATAAGAGCAGCGATCATCGGGGCGGCGGGCCGGATGGGCCGCGAGCTCTGTCGGGCCGTGCTAGAGAGCGAGGACCTCGAGCTCGCCGGAGGGGTGGTCCGGTCCGACTCGGAGCACCTGGGCGAGGACCTGGGCGAGCTGTGCGGGTGGGGCCGGGTCGGCGTCGCCGCCACGGAGGCCCCTCCGGAGGACGCGGAGGTCCTGATCGAGTTCACGACACCGGAGGCGACCGTGGAGCACCTCGCCTACGCGAAGCCCGCCGTGATCGGGACGACCGGGCTCTCCGAGGAGCAGACGGAGCAGGTGAGGGAGGCCGCCGGGAGGGTGCCCATCGTGCTCGCCCCGAACACGAGCGTCGGGGTGAACCTCCTGCGCGAAGTGGTGCGCCTGCTCTCGGAGCGGCTCGGCGGGTCCTACGACATAGAGCTCGTCGAGGCCCACCACAGGAACAAGCGGGACGCTCCCTCGGGGACGGCGCTGCTCCTGGCGCGCGCCGCCGCGGAAGGGAGAGGCGTGAAGCTGGAGGAAGTCGCCACCTTCGGCCGCGAGGGTGTGGCCCCGCGGAAGAAAGGCGAGATCGGGGTGCACGCCGTCCGTGGCGGGGCGGTCGTCGGGGAGCACCGCCTCCTCTTCCTCGGGGACGACGAGGAGGTGGAGGTGACCCACCGCGCCCTCTCCAGGAGGGTCTTCGCCACGGGCGCCCTCAAAGCCGCGAGGTTCGCCGCTACGGCGGAACCGGGTCTCTACTCGATGCGCGAGGTACTCGGCTAG
- the dapA gene encoding 4-hydroxy-tetrahydrodipicolinate synthase — protein sequence MFRGTFTALVTPFRNGEVDVEALEGLVEFQINQGVDGLVPCGTTGESPTLSEEEDRLVVETVVRVANGRVPVIAGTGSNSTDMAIRYTKMAEEAGADGSLQVTPYYNKPTQEGLYRHFAAIAESTSLPLILYNIPSRTGVALSAETTARLAEIPNVVGTKEATHSMDLAADIRRTCGEEFVILSGDDSLTLPIIALGGDGVISVASNVAPAAVSRMVRTLLSGDFARGREMHYELLPLFRALFIETNPIPVKTAASLLGLCSDEMRLPLSPMEGENLRRLQEVLERHSHLLPTPEEV from the coding sequence ATGTTTAGAGGCACCTTCACCGCGCTCGTCACACCGTTCAGAAACGGCGAGGTCGACGTCGAGGCGCTCGAAGGACTGGTGGAGTTCCAGATCAACCAGGGCGTCGACGGCCTCGTCCCCTGCGGCACGACGGGGGAGAGCCCGACCCTCTCCGAAGAGGAGGACCGGCTCGTCGTCGAGACCGTGGTCCGGGTGGCGAACGGTCGGGTCCCGGTGATCGCGGGCACCGGCTCGAACAGCACCGACATGGCGATCCGCTACACGAAGATGGCCGAGGAGGCGGGCGCCGACGGCTCGCTGCAGGTCACCCCCTACTACAACAAGCCGACCCAGGAGGGGCTCTACCGCCACTTCGCCGCGATCGCGGAGAGCACCTCGCTCCCCCTGATCCTCTACAACATCCCCTCCCGCACGGGGGTCGCACTCTCGGCGGAGACAACCGCGCGCCTGGCGGAGATCCCGAACGTCGTCGGAACGAAGGAGGCGACCCACTCGATGGACCTCGCCGCCGACATCCGCCGGACGTGCGGGGAGGAGTTCGTCATCCTCTCCGGGGACGACTCGCTGACGCTCCCGATCATCGCGCTCGGCGGCGACGGCGTGATCTCGGTGGCTTCGAACGTCGCCCCGGCGGCCGTCTCGCGGATGGTCCGCACGCTCCTCTCGGGCGACTTCGCGCGCGGACGCGAGATGCACTACGAGCTCCTGCCCCTCTTCCGGGCGCTCTTCATCGAGACGAACCCCATCCCCGTGAAGACCGCGGCCTCGCTGCTGGGGCTCTGCTCGGACGAGATGCGGCTGCCGCTCTCGCCGATGGAGGGGGAGAACCTCCGCAGGCTGCAGGAGGTACTCGAGCGCCACTCCCACCTGCTCCCCACCCCCGAAGAAGTGTGA